One region of Streptomyces capillispiralis genomic DNA includes:
- a CDS encoding DUF5324 family protein: MTRIDSVRAATGSAKDSVLHAAEVVAPYADTAKIRAAHYAQEARVRLAPKVTQAAGQARLQYGAHVQPYLNQARTHVPSKVDKAAQQAAVRTRQAARQAADYSRPKIEQAVAAAGPATEEAAARSAAALAALRGQVSARQIQKLVRKQQRRARAGRAAKVVLLVGAVAGGAFAAWKWWDKQANPDWLVEPPAATDASGATQLTSVDGTDRSTLDPEVEAKEAEEDASRRDESP; the protein is encoded by the coding sequence GTGACCCGCATTGACAGCGTGCGCGCCGCGACCGGTTCGGCGAAGGACAGCGTGCTGCACGCCGCGGAAGTGGTGGCGCCCTACGCCGACACGGCCAAGATCAGGGCCGCGCACTACGCACAGGAGGCCCGCGTACGGCTGGCGCCCAAGGTGACGCAGGCCGCCGGCCAGGCCCGCCTCCAGTACGGCGCCCACGTACAGCCCTATCTGAACCAGGCCCGGACGCATGTGCCGTCCAAGGTCGACAAGGCCGCCCAGCAGGCCGCCGTCCGCACCCGTCAGGCCGCGCGGCAGGCGGCGGACTACTCCCGGCCGAAGATCGAGCAGGCCGTGGCCGCCGCCGGGCCCGCGACGGAAGAGGCCGCAGCGCGCAGTGCGGCCGCGCTGGCAGCGCTGCGCGGCCAGGTCTCGGCCCGGCAGATCCAGAAGCTGGTGCGCAAGCAGCAGCGTCGGGCGAGGGCCGGCCGTGCCGCGAAGGTGGTCCTGCTGGTGGGCGCCGTGGCCGGAGGCGCCTTCGCCGCCTGGAAGTGGTGGGACAAGCAGGCCAACCCGGACTGGCTGGTGGAGCCGCCCGCGGCGACCGACGCCTCGGGTGCGACCCAGCTGACGTCCGTGGACGGCACCGACCGGTCCACGCTCGACCCCGAGGTCGAGGCCAAGGAGGCCGAGGAGGATGCCTCCCGGCGCGACGAATCGCCCTGA
- a CDS encoding MFS transporter, giving the protein MSVRTETEIVVNGEASVPERATRKAPGKPSENSPGQRWLVLAVVSGSLLLCGIDLTVLHVAVPSMSRDLRPSAAQLLWIVDVYSLALAALLVTCGTLGDRIGRRRMVLSGFFTFALASAACAFSTSTVQLVAARAALGAGAAMIMASTVAIIRVVFTDDRERALAIGVWTSAHSVGATIGPLVGGLVTERWGWGAVFLVNVPVIVVILAVGARVIPESRNPVPRRWDLVGVVLSVAGLAGVVYALKQAGEHAGVNTAVLGTAVGGTALLYAFIRRQRSLAEPLLDFSLFGERRFSTAALCVIGCFGSYVALLFFFTQWLQQVGDYSPLDAGLSLMPLAAANAIGAITAPWAANRWGDRWALTGALSLFAAAFAAVAVVGDTAHYGMLLLPLLGAGYGAGIVMTLGADAIMSAAQPERSGEAAAIQETSFELGAGLGVAVLGTVLSAVYRTGLPAVPGLGPDEHATAEESFAAAEDLVAHLPSHTADAVLHAARQAYDRGFTAVAVIAAGGLIVTAFMAAVLLRPREVGKRAAED; this is encoded by the coding sequence GTGTCGGTACGTACTGAAACTGAGATCGTGGTGAACGGGGAAGCGTCGGTACCGGAGCGCGCAACAAGGAAGGCACCGGGTAAACCATCTGAGAACTCGCCGGGGCAGCGGTGGCTGGTCCTGGCCGTGGTGTCGGGCAGCCTGTTGCTGTGCGGTATCGACCTCACTGTGCTGCATGTCGCCGTACCGAGCATGAGCCGGGACCTCCGGCCCAGCGCCGCGCAGTTGCTCTGGATCGTCGATGTGTACTCGCTGGCGCTCGCCGCGCTGCTCGTGACCTGCGGCACGCTGGGGGACCGCATCGGCCGGCGCCGCATGGTGCTGAGCGGCTTCTTCACCTTCGCCCTCGCCTCGGCGGCGTGCGCCTTTTCGACGTCGACCGTGCAACTCGTCGCCGCGCGCGCGGCACTCGGCGCGGGCGCGGCGATGATCATGGCCTCTACCGTGGCGATCATCAGGGTCGTATTCACGGACGACCGCGAGCGGGCCCTCGCCATCGGGGTGTGGACCTCCGCGCACAGCGTGGGAGCGACGATCGGGCCGCTCGTCGGCGGGCTGGTCACCGAGAGGTGGGGCTGGGGCGCCGTCTTCCTGGTCAACGTCCCCGTGATCGTCGTCATCCTGGCCGTCGGCGCCCGCGTCATCCCGGAGTCGAGGAACCCCGTCCCGCGCCGTTGGGACCTCGTCGGCGTGGTGCTGTCCGTCGCCGGCCTGGCAGGCGTGGTGTACGCGCTCAAGCAGGCCGGTGAACACGCGGGGGTGAACACCGCCGTCCTCGGCACGGCCGTTGGCGGGACCGCACTGCTGTACGCCTTCATACGCCGTCAGCGGAGCCTGGCGGAGCCGCTGCTGGACTTCTCCCTCTTCGGCGAACGCCGCTTCAGCACCGCCGCCCTGTGCGTCATCGGCTGCTTCGGCAGCTATGTCGCCCTGCTCTTCTTCTTCACCCAATGGCTGCAACAGGTGGGCGATTACTCGCCGCTGGACGCCGGACTCTCCTTGATGCCCCTGGCCGCCGCCAACGCCATCGGTGCGATCACAGCGCCCTGGGCGGCGAACCGGTGGGGCGACCGCTGGGCTCTCACCGGAGCTCTCTCCCTCTTCGCCGCCGCTTTCGCGGCCGTCGCCGTCGTCGGCGACACCGCCCACTACGGCATGCTCCTGTTGCCCCTGCTCGGCGCGGGATACGGTGCCGGCATCGTGATGACCCTGGGTGCTGACGCCATCATGAGTGCCGCACAGCCCGAGCGCTCCGGAGAGGCGGCCGCCATCCAGGAGACGTCCTTCGAACTCGGCGCGGGCCTCGGCGTCGCCGTCCTCGGCACCGTTCTGTCCGCCGTCTACCGCACCGGCCTGCCCGCGGTACCGGGCCTCGGACCGGACGAACACGCCACCGCCGAGGAGTCGTTCGCCGCAGCGGAGGACCTCGTGGCACACCTGCCGTCCCACACCGCGGACGCCGTGCTGCACGCCGCCCGACAGGCGTACGACCGCGGCTTCACGGCCGTAGCGGTGATCGCAGCGGGTGGCCTCATCGTCACCGCCTTCATGGCAGCTGTCTTGCTGCGCCCACGTGAGGTGGGGAAGCGCGCGGCCGAGGACTGA
- a CDS encoding winged helix-turn-helix transcriptional regulator, with translation MRSSVEDAPDYCAIEFAMEVLGGRWKLAILKQLASGTHRFGELKRAMPAITQRMLTRQLRELEADGLVTRTVYREVPPRVEYTLTDVGHSLDSITEQLDTWGRWYRETVRREDPPGPRPAA, from the coding sequence GTGCGTTCCAGCGTCGAAGACGCGCCGGACTACTGTGCGATCGAGTTCGCCATGGAAGTTCTCGGGGGCCGTTGGAAACTGGCCATTCTGAAGCAACTGGCCTCAGGAACACACCGCTTCGGTGAACTGAAGCGCGCGATGCCGGCCATCACCCAGCGCATGCTGACCCGTCAGCTGAGGGAACTGGAGGCCGACGGCCTGGTGACGCGGACCGTGTACCGGGAGGTTCCGCCGCGGGTCGAGTACACGCTGACTGACGTGGGGCACAGCCTGGACTCCATCACGGAACAGTTGGACACATGGGGCCGTTGGTACCGCGAGACGGTGCGCCGTGAGGACCCGCCCGGCCCTCGCCCGGCTGCGTGA
- a CDS encoding peptidylprolyl isomerase, whose product MAEQLNATLKTNHGDIEVRLFPNHAPITVKNFVELAKGEREWTHPQTGKKSTDKLYDGTVFHRVISGFMIQGGDPLGNGTGGPGYQFEDEFHPDLRFDKPYLLAMANAGPGTNGSQFFITVAPTAWLNRKHTIFGEVADPASQKVIDSIAATQTNPRTDRPVNDVVIESVEIREG is encoded by the coding sequence GTGGCTGAGCAGCTCAACGCCACCCTGAAGACCAATCACGGCGACATCGAGGTCCGGCTCTTCCCGAACCACGCGCCCATCACGGTCAAGAACTTCGTCGAGCTCGCCAAGGGCGAGCGGGAGTGGACGCACCCGCAGACCGGCAAGAAGTCCACGGACAAGCTCTACGACGGCACGGTCTTCCACCGGGTGATCAGTGGCTTCATGATCCAGGGCGGTGACCCGCTGGGCAACGGCACCGGCGGTCCCGGCTACCAGTTCGAGGACGAGTTCCACCCCGACCTGCGCTTCGACAAGCCCTACCTGCTGGCGATGGCCAACGCCGGCCCGGGCACCAACGGCTCGCAGTTCTTCATCACCGTCGCCCCGACGGCGTGGCTGAACCGCAAGCACACCATCTTCGGTGAGGTCGCCGACCCCGCCAGCCAGAAGGTGATCGACAGCATCGCGGCCACGCAGACCAACCCGCGCACCGACCGTCCGGTGAACGACGTGGTGATCGAGTCGGTCGAGATCCGCGAGGGCTGA
- a CDS encoding rhomboid family intramembrane serine protease: MDDQAAGSPQDARSVPVCYRHPDRETGIRCTRCERPICPECMVDASVGFQCPDCVRGGSGTGHAPDAAMPRTIAGGTVAADPRLLTKVLLGINVAVFIAVQIRPSLLRDLYLIGEWPPAPFLPTEGVAGGEWYRLVTSMFAHEEIWHIGFNMLSLWWLGGPLEQALGRARYLALYLISGLAGSGLTYLLASGTTASLGASGAIFGLFGATAVLMRRLRYDMRPIIALLVINLIFTFGWSNIAWQAHIGGLVAGVVIGYAMVHAPRERRALVQYGTCALVLVLVVLMTLLRTAQLT, encoded by the coding sequence ATGGACGACCAGGCTGCCGGCAGCCCGCAGGACGCCCGGAGCGTCCCGGTCTGCTATCGCCACCCGGATCGTGAGACCGGCATTCGCTGCACCCGGTGCGAGCGGCCGATCTGCCCCGAGTGCATGGTCGACGCCTCGGTCGGTTTCCAGTGCCCGGACTGCGTCCGCGGAGGTTCGGGCACGGGGCACGCGCCCGACGCCGCCATGCCGCGCACGATCGCCGGCGGCACCGTCGCCGCCGACCCCCGGCTGCTGACCAAGGTCCTCCTGGGGATCAATGTCGCGGTGTTCATCGCCGTGCAGATCAGGCCCTCGCTGCTGCGCGACCTCTACCTCATCGGCGAGTGGCCGCCGGCGCCGTTCCTGCCGACCGAGGGCGTGGCCGGGGGCGAGTGGTACCGCCTGGTCACCTCGATGTTCGCGCACGAGGAGATCTGGCACATCGGCTTCAACATGCTCAGCCTGTGGTGGCTCGGCGGACCGCTGGAACAGGCGCTCGGCCGTGCCCGCTATCTCGCGCTGTACCTGATCTCGGGCCTGGCGGGCAGCGGGCTGACCTATCTGCTCGCCTCGGGGACCACGGCCTCGCTCGGCGCGTCCGGCGCCATCTTCGGGCTGTTCGGCGCGACCGCCGTACTGATGCGGCGGCTCCGCTACGACATGCGGCCGATCATCGCCCTGCTGGTGATCAACCTGATCTTCACCTTCGGCTGGAGCAACATCGCCTGGCAGGCCCACATCGGTGGGCTCGTCGCCGGTGTCGTGATCGGGTACGCCATGGTCCATGCCCCGCGTGAGCGGCGGGCGCTGGTGCAGTACGGCACCTGTGCGCTGGTGCTGGTCTTGGTCGTCCTGATGACCCTGCTGAGGACGGCCCAGCTCACCTGA
- a CDS encoding serine/threonine-protein kinase, with translation MGEVFAGRYELVDPIGRGGVGAVWRAWDHRRRRYVAAKVLLQSDAHSLLRFVREQALRIDHPHVLAPSSWAADDDKVLFTMDLVTGGSLVHLVGDYGPLPPAFVCTLLDQLLAGLAAVHAEDVVHRDIKPANVLLEATGTGRPRLRLSDFGIAMRMGEPRLTETNLVVGTPGYLAPEQMMGSEPDFPADLFAVGLVALYLLEGAKPDAKALIQYFADHGTPRAPQGIPEPLWQVVATLLQPDPQARFRTATGARKALAAATELLAPPGPDDELIEIFDQLGPLPPGFAEDGPLKRASGVRPGGAGTATGGHHPGDERDSLPGTGRTDSRGAGPVSGPAGRDDAVSVPARGMGPAHAFDDMSGGRVGDGSGGVAPPDPRQSTASSPQPAGMSDTGSFHLPPPQATITSSPVPAPPAPAHAPPAPEQGPPVQHQPHGDALYPSPHDPTHPPRSPLPRPAALHDASTAEYTAGAPHLPPPGGAVPHHGPTRRPHRRRGRRRPGPPASVVVPLLLLALACYAVGFWALTRI, from the coding sequence ATGGGTGAGGTCTTCGCCGGCCGGTACGAACTGGTCGACCCGATCGGACGCGGCGGCGTCGGCGCCGTCTGGCGCGCCTGGGACCACCGCCGCCGCCGTTACGTGGCCGCCAAGGTCCTGCTGCAGAGCGACGCCCACTCCCTGCTCCGCTTCGTCCGCGAGCAGGCCCTGCGGATCGATCACCCCCATGTCCTCGCCCCATCCAGCTGGGCCGCCGACGACGACAAGGTCCTGTTCACCATGGACCTGGTCACCGGCGGTTCGCTGGTCCACCTGGTCGGTGACTACGGCCCCCTGCCACCGGCCTTCGTCTGCACCCTGCTCGACCAGCTGCTGGCGGGGCTCGCCGCGGTGCACGCGGAAGACGTCGTGCACCGCGACATCAAACCCGCCAACGTGCTCCTGGAAGCCACCGGCACCGGCAGGCCGCGGCTGCGGCTGTCCGACTTCGGCATCGCGATGCGGATGGGCGAACCCCGGCTGACCGAGACCAACCTCGTGGTGGGCACGCCCGGTTATCTCGCGCCGGAGCAGATGATGGGCTCCGAACCCGACTTCCCCGCCGACCTGTTCGCCGTGGGCCTGGTGGCGCTGTATCTGCTGGAGGGCGCCAAACCGGACGCCAAGGCCCTCATCCAGTACTTCGCCGACCACGGGACACCGCGCGCGCCCCAGGGCATCCCCGAGCCGCTGTGGCAGGTCGTGGCCACGCTGCTCCAGCCGGATCCGCAGGCGCGGTTCCGCACGGCGACGGGGGCGCGCAAGGCGCTCGCCGCGGCCACGGAGCTGCTGGCGCCGCCCGGCCCCGACGACGAACTGATCGAGATCTTCGACCAACTGGGCCCGCTCCCCCCGGGCTTCGCCGAGGACGGTCCGCTGAAGAGGGCCTCCGGTGTACGGCCGGGCGGGGCCGGTACGGCCACGGGGGGACACCATCCGGGGGACGAGCGGGACTCCCTGCCGGGCACCGGCCGGACGGACAGCCGGGGAGCGGGCCCGGTGTCCGGACCGGCCGGGAGGGACGACGCCGTCTCCGTGCCCGCCCGGGGCATGGGTCCCGCGCACGCCTTCGACGACATGAGCGGGGGCCGGGTCGGCGACGGGAGCGGGGGCGTCGCACCGCCCGATCCGCGTCAGAGCACCGCCTCCTCACCGCAGCCGGCCGGCATGTCGGACACCGGCAGCTTCCATCTGCCGCCGCCCCAGGCCACGATCACCTCTTCGCCGGTGCCCGCGCCACCGGCCCCCGCGCACGCCCCTCCGGCACCGGAGCAGGGCCCGCCGGTCCAGCACCAGCCGCACGGCGACGCCCTCTACCCCTCCCCCCACGACCCCACTCATCCGCCGCGCTCCCCCCTGCCGCGCCCGGCAGCGCTTCACGACGCCTCGACTGCCGAATACACCGCCGGTGCCCCGCATCTTCCGCCTCCGGGCGGGGCGGTGCCGCATCATGGGCCCACCCGCCGGCCCCACCGCCGACGCGGCCGCCGCCGCCCCGGCCCTCCGGCGAGCGTGGTCGTCCCCCTGCTGCTCCTGGCCCTGGCCTGTTACGCCGTGGGCTTCTGGGCCCTCACCCGCATCTGA
- a CDS encoding helix-turn-helix domain-containing protein — MDAAQQEATARARELQRNWYGEPLGALFRKLIDDLGLNQARLAGVLGLSAPMLSQLMSGQRAKIGNPAVVQRVQLLQDLAGQVADGSVSAAEATERMEEIKKSQGGSVLSNTTQTTSSSGAPTVKRVVREIQSLLRSVAAAGDIIEAADTLAPTHPELAEFLRVYGAGRTSDAVTHYQSHQS; from the coding sequence ATGGACGCCGCACAGCAGGAAGCCACCGCCAGGGCGCGGGAACTGCAGCGGAATTGGTATGGGGAGCCACTGGGGGCGCTCTTCCGTAAGCTCATAGACGACCTGGGTCTCAACCAGGCGCGTCTCGCGGGGGTACTGGGACTGTCCGCACCGATGCTGTCCCAGCTGATGAGCGGCCAGCGGGCGAAGATCGGCAATCCCGCGGTGGTCCAGCGGGTGCAGCTGCTGCAGGACCTGGCGGGGCAGGTCGCGGACGGCAGTGTCAGCGCGGCCGAGGCGACCGAGCGCATGGAGGAGATCAAGAAGTCCCAGGGGGGATCGGTGCTGAGCAACACCACGCAGACGACGAGCAGTTCGGGAGCGCCCACGGTCAAGCGGGTGGTCCGCGAGATCCAGTCCCTGCTGCGCTCCGTCGCCGCCGCCGGCGACATCATCGAGGCGGCCGACACCCTCGCCCCCACCCACCCCGAACTGGCAGAGTTCCTCCGGGTCTACGGCGCCGGGCGTACCTCCGACGCGGTCACGCATTACCAGTCCCACCAGAGCTGA